AATCTTTTCCGCCTCATAAATCAGACTACCTTGACCATTAATAGAACCTGCAAATACTGGTTTACCAGCAGATTTTTCAATAGGAAGTGACTCACCTGTAAGCATACTCTCATCAATAGCAGAGCTACCAGAAATTACCTGACCATCCACGGCTATCTTTTCCCCAGGTTTGACCAAAATATGGTCACCAAGAACAACCTTATCCACAGGAAGCTTGACTTCCTTACCTTCACGAAGGACAGTTGCTTCCTTGGCTGACAAGTGCATAAGTTTCTTAATAGCTTCTGAAGTTCGACCCTTAGAGAGGGTTTCAAAATACTTACCTAGAGTAATCAGGGTCAAGATAACGGCCACTGACTCGAAATAAAGTTGGTGGACGTGATGGGCATGCCCCAAAGAAATGTGGTAAGTACCATAGAGACTATAAAGAAAGGCTGCCGATGTTGCCAAGGCTACCAAGGCATCCATATTAGGGTGACCCTTGGCCAAGGTACGAAAACCATTACTATAGAAGGAACGGCCCAGCCACATGACGGGCACTGTCAAAACTAGCAAAACCAAGGCATAAGTCAAGGCTGCATGATGAGGAGACAAGAAGTTTGGCACAGGTAGACCGACCATTGGACCCATAGCTAGATAAAAGAGGGGAACGGTGAAGATTGATGACCAAACGAGACGCTCACGCACCTTGTGAATCTTGTCTTCTTCACGTTCTTCCTGACTTTTAGCTGTCTCTGGATTGTAGACTTCAGCCTCATAACCAGCGTCAGCCACAGCTTTTTCAATAGCTTCTGGACTAACCTTATCCCCAGCATAATCCACAGACATTTTTTCGGTGGTTAGGTTGACCACAGCCTTGTCCACACCATCCAACTTATTAACAGCATTTTCAACATTGGCTACACAGGATGCACAGGTCATCCCATTAACCACAAAGGTTTCTTTTGCCATTCCTATATCACCTCCATATGATGCCCACAAGCACATTGGCCAGGCACACAGTCACAAACCACCTGATCCACAAGTTCTTTTGCTGCAAGCAAGGCCTGTAACTTATCCACATCGGCTTGGGTCATCGGCGTCTTTGCCATGAGTTGACCCAACAAATCGCTATGTTTGGTCAAACAAATCTTGTCAAAAACAGCTTCTAAAGCCTGAAAATTCGCCTCATCTTCCCCCAAGCTAGCTTGATAGATAAACCCTCGTCCTTGACGCTGACTGGTTAGATAACCCTTGTCCGCCAAACGTCCAATCAAGGTCT
The DNA window shown above is from Streptococcus salivarius and carries:
- a CDS encoding CopY/TcrY family copper transport repressor, encoding MLTISSAEWEVMRVLWAKGQATSSEIIAILSKKLDWSASTVKTLIGRLADKGYLTSQRQGRGFIYQASLGEDEANFQALEAVFDKICLTKHSDLLGQLMAKTPMTQADVDKLQALLAAKELVDQVVCDCVPGQCACGHHMEVI